In Salmo salar chromosome ssa24, Ssal_v3.1, whole genome shotgun sequence, the following proteins share a genomic window:
- the srrd gene encoding SRR1-like protein isoform X1 translates to MPNSGEEWQVARRRKGAGRKGKIPHTARHEPGHADAVDTDRTKQRITETMAELRCADFWLEWRDRLTAVAKADSPEVGGDPAAGADPGPEGGDRAREAPSGTQECVCYGLGSFSSCVTARYQLAMLLLILESLQIPMERCSVYDPVFSSGEMEVLRQLGLTVLTENEEGKRAVSRPTLFYLMHCGKALYNNLLWKNWSRDALPLLTIIGNSFAGIQDRMIQRELQRDYSYIAHAVCVCEEWPLRCPSRLLDIFNDTALITFKPCGLCKLPQSTWGEAPEPQYQHCSDLEIIQRGLQR, encoded by the exons ATGCCGAACAGCGGTGAGGAGTGGCAGGTGGCCCGGCGACGGAAGGGAGCAGGCCGCAAAGGGAAGATTCCTCACACCGCCCGTCATGAACCTGGACATGCCGACGCtgtggacacagacaggaccaaaCAAAGGATCACAGAAACCAT GGCTGAACTGAGGTGTGCAGACTTCTGGTTGGAGTGGAGAG ATCGACTGACGGCTGTGGCTAAGGCAGACTCCCCAGAGGTTGGAGGGGACCCAGCAGCAGGCGCTGACCCAGGACCTGAGGGTGGGGACCGGGCCCGGGAGGCCCCTAGCGGcacacaggagtgtgtgtgttatggtctgGGCTCCTTCTCTTCCTGTGTGACAGCTCGTTACCAACTAGCCATGCTGCTATTGATTCTGGAGTCACTACAg ATCCCTATGGAGCGGTGCAGTGTGTACGACCCTGTGTTTTCTTCAGGGGAGATGGAGGTACTGAGACAGCTTGGCCTCACCGTGCTGACTGAGAACGAG GAGGGGAAGCGAGCAGTGTCGAGGCCAACTCTTTTCTACCTGATGCATTGTGGGAAGGCTCTGTACAACAACCTGCTGTGGAAGAACTGGAGTAGAGATGCACTGCCTCTACTGACTATCATAGGAAACAGCTTTGCAGGCATACAGGacag GATGATTCAGAGAGAACTCCAGAGAGACTACAGCTACATAGCACAC gctgtgtgtgtgtgtgaggagtggCCCCTCCGATGCCCGTCCCGACTCCTGGACATCTTCAATGACACTGCCCTCATCACCTTCAAGCCATGCGGCCTCTGCAAACTCCCACAATCCACCTGGGGGGAAGCACCAGAGCCCCAATACCAACACTGCTCCGATCTGGAGATCATACAGAGAGGCCTACAGAGATGA
- the srrd gene encoding SRR1-like protein isoform X2, with product MPNSGEEWQVARRRKGAGRKGKIPHTARHEPGHADAVDTDRTKQRITETMAELRCADFWLEWRDRLTAVAKADSPEVGGDPAAGADPGPEGGDRAREAPSGTQECVCYGLGSFSSCVTARYQLAMLLLILESLQIPMERCSVYDPVFSSGEMEEGKRAVSRPTLFYLMHCGKALYNNLLWKNWSRDALPLLTIIGNSFAGIQDRMIQRELQRDYSYIAHAVCVCEEWPLRCPSRLLDIFNDTALITFKPCGLCKLPQSTWGEAPEPQYQHCSDLEIIQRGLQR from the exons ATGCCGAACAGCGGTGAGGAGTGGCAGGTGGCCCGGCGACGGAAGGGAGCAGGCCGCAAAGGGAAGATTCCTCACACCGCCCGTCATGAACCTGGACATGCCGACGCtgtggacacagacaggaccaaaCAAAGGATCACAGAAACCAT GGCTGAACTGAGGTGTGCAGACTTCTGGTTGGAGTGGAGAG ATCGACTGACGGCTGTGGCTAAGGCAGACTCCCCAGAGGTTGGAGGGGACCCAGCAGCAGGCGCTGACCCAGGACCTGAGGGTGGGGACCGGGCCCGGGAGGCCCCTAGCGGcacacaggagtgtgtgtgttatggtctgGGCTCCTTCTCTTCCTGTGTGACAGCTCGTTACCAACTAGCCATGCTGCTATTGATTCTGGAGTCACTACAg ATCCCTATGGAGCGGTGCAGTGTGTACGACCCTGTGTTTTCTTCAGGGGAGATGGAG GAGGGGAAGCGAGCAGTGTCGAGGCCAACTCTTTTCTACCTGATGCATTGTGGGAAGGCTCTGTACAACAACCTGCTGTGGAAGAACTGGAGTAGAGATGCACTGCCTCTACTGACTATCATAGGAAACAGCTTTGCAGGCATACAGGacag GATGATTCAGAGAGAACTCCAGAGAGACTACAGCTACATAGCACAC gctgtgtgtgtgtgtgaggagtggCCCCTCCGATGCCCGTCCCGACTCCTGGACATCTTCAATGACACTGCCCTCATCACCTTCAAGCCATGCGGCCTCTGCAAACTCCCACAATCCACCTGGGGGGAAGCACCAGAGCCCCAATACCAACACTGCTCCGATCTGGAGATCATACAGAGAGGCCTACAGAGATGA
- the si:ch211-166a6.5 gene encoding clustered mitochondria protein homolog encodes MKDKVKRGGGGDQGTSDTLTLTIGKTAAGMKEEENPSFLVKIQGAGVEPFELQVHGFWLVQEAVMAVLGREEVFPRSSLSLALSGMTLDPLTELQSLKNLRPGATLRLVEEPYSPRSARVHLARVLELLRAVGPNDALMEGRSPSLLDSLTHTHSTDSSVQANGKSLKRSSSNTKTDPANQDGVPPEYLLPGAAERPLMAMLPHNTQPEVPSFLQDLSLSCWNPPPGHRKLQGDFLYITVVTLESRKCDITSCPRGFFLNRSTVEVFDPRPTSSSPVSHCLIDLLSHISPAFKQALATLRARPQLPPVEMMLTPYRTLSWLGPPSASHSHRNPLSRLGLDQHSGAQAPDWNEELQAARDLPQGSQEERLQRDRALLQVNSSFVWAVAQGAETVIDGCVEPISGGPDDPAFLWGGLFLSQGGAGMALGGERGRRVAQRLELRGVQSYSDLEGALQGLHTLPTATVDYRGIRLSAQGLAPGLEGPEQDQGPSAPTRGILYGVGAGPQESPHRRCLLELLAQAAKGLSLQRHAVVGPNGHQVPLFTALDAQGLLGADGRFYLLDLFRSLPADANYCPEGGRQREEVEKKEGSWEEGWPEQYQSTSGLPRRFPHGLCRLRPELLQAFIQDKQSQFTRRCKERMEENGGVEECVKAGDHRGTDAVRGACKDVGSVSDIIFEMRFNPSVFSPDVTFPKSDHEAVRLQERLLREAAASIITQQIPAIVEACLQGSEMPLDGATLKQALHQKGINLRYLGQLTKTISQSEHKERLRHIMRLAVGEIVVRSSRRIFNNFLQGVEVSSLSAAVSHFLCCLLVAHYSTAPTGEEPKKRSRRRGRGGGASDSAAWSALSGAELWILIGQDAAETYDITHGLGSTADHLVETYGLQKVSLLREFCLKTGLQLRLREYVFDNRTKAPIGPDDVLNIFPVVKHVTMTTHDASRAFRAAQSSVQKGMMEQAYVRLKEAAYLFGRVCDDLNAEACSCLSLMARVAYLQGQPTEARSVQLKAVVISERVLGFDHPNTIQQYALLAVYVFAGGESALAQRCLFRARLLMLTVHGEDHPYTATLDSCLGLVLPSEQAGQFLQSALKINTSFFGPTDVHTALSQHLLSQWMCGMGDYRSAMNHEKEALSAFTSLYGEDHPQRRCSYEFLRSITQQAVRVERSLRQGGNPLTAEGQSLSPSAETTLEQLALVTGIRTPSHSDRLLEFKQKLMEQREAEEAANAKPDNTHTETVNGKEVKTPEREEEEDRVVQETTSEELPEEIDPEKNTADKQTADGHQMEVNEWSVDVGSAVKSLVVEEGSAVEGSAAENKAVESGAVVESSERDGDEDRAAPETEQHTGTEDGEANLMATEEMQTEPVRDCIEESQSLTQNGGLESEGNQSDNDVEVANEKPGSDKVSGVNGTPSTSNDQSEPQEVFANRDASTTISQTK; translated from the exons ATGAAGGACaaagtgaagagaggaggaggaggagatcagGGAACGTCAG ATACACTCACACTGACCATTGGGAAAACAGCTGCTGGTATGAAGGAGGAAGAAAACCCATCATTCCTTGTGAAGATCCAGGGTGCGGGAGTAGAACCATTTGAGCTGCAG GTCCATGGTTTCTGGCTGGTTCAGGAGGCTGTGATGGCGgtgttggggagagaggaggtgttTCCTCGCTCCAGCCTCTCATTGGCCCTCTCTGGAATGACCCTTGAccccctgacagagctgcagAGCCTGAAGAACCTCAGACCAGGAGCCACGCTCCGCCTGGTGGAGG AGCCATACTCTCCCAGGTCTGCAAGGGTTCATCTGGCTCGTGTGCTAGAGCTGCTGAGAGCTGTTGGACCAAACGATGCTCTGATGGAAGGACGATCACCTAGCCTACTggactcactgacacacacacactctacag ACTCTTCTGTCCAAGCCAATGGGAAAAGCCTGAAACGCTCGTCCAGCAACACAAAGACTGACCCGGCCAATCAGGATGGAGTTCCTCCTGAGTACCTCCTCCCTGGAGCCGCAGAGAGACCACTAATGGCCATGCTGCCTCACAACACTCAGCCAGAg GTTCCCAGTTTTCTGCAAGACCTGTCACTCAGCTGTTGGAACCCGCCCCCTGGGCACAGAAAGCTGCAAGGGGACTTCCTGTACATCACTGTGGTGACCCTAGAGAGTCGCAAGTGTGACATCACATCCTGTCCACGAGGATTCTTCCTGAATAG GTCTACAGTAGAGGTGTTTGATCCTCGGCCAACCTCGTCCTCTCCAGTCAGTCACTGCCTCATTGACCTGCTCTCTCACATCAGCCCTGCCTTCAAACAGGCACTCGCCACTCTCAGAGCCAG gcccCAACTGCCCCCAGTAGAAATGATGCTGACTCCCTACCGCACACTGAGCTGGCTGGGTCCCCCATCAGCCTCCCACTCCCACAGAAATCCTCTCAGCAGGCTGGGACTGGATCAACACTCTGGAGCAcag GCTCCAGACTGGAACGAGGAGCTGCAGGCAGCCAGAGATCTGCCTCAGGGCAGTCAGGaggagagactacagagagacagagctctactacag GTGAACAGCTCGTTTGTGTGGGCAGTGGCCCAGGGTGCGGAGACTGTTATTGATGGCTGTGTAGAGCCAATCAGTGGAGGTCCTGATGACCCCGCCTTCCTGTGGGGCGGGCTGTTCCTAAGCCAGGGAGGAGCAGGGATGGCGTTAGGGGGCGAGAGGGGACGCAG GGTGGCCCAGAGGCTGGAGCTGAGGGGTGTACAGTCCTACAGTGACCTGGAGGGGGCGCTCCAGGGCCTCCACACCCTGCCCACCGCCACCGTGGACTACAGGGGGATCCGTCTGTCTGCCCAAGGCCTGGCCCCTGGCCTGGAGGGCCCAGAGCAGGACCAGGGCCCCTCTGCTCCTACGAG gggTATTCTGTACGGGGTGGGCGCTGGGCCCCAGGAGTCCCCCCACCGACGCTGTCTCTTGGAGCTGCTGGCTCAGGCTGCTAAAGGCCTCAGCCTGCAGAGACACGCTGTAGTGGGGCCCAACGGCCACCAGGTGCCTCTGTTCACCGCACTTGACGCCCAGGGGCTGCTGGGGGCTGATGGGAGGTTCTACCTGCTAGACCTCTTCAGGAGCCTGCCGGCCGATGCCAACTACTGccctgagggagggaggcagagggaggaagTGGAGAAGAAGGAGGGGTCATGGGAGGAGGGCTGGCCAGAGCAGTACCAGAGCACTTCAGGTCTGCCCAGGAGGTTCCCTCATGGCCTCTGCAGGCTAAGACCAGAGCTGCTGCAGGCCTTCATCCAGGACAA aCAGTCCCAGTTCACTCGCCGCTGCAAAGAAAGGATGGAAGAGAATGGAGGCGTGGAGGAgtgtgtaaaagcag GTGACCATCGAGGTACAGATGCAGTGAGAGGTGCTTGTAAAGATGTGGGATCAGTCAGTGACATCATCTTTGAGATGCGCTTCAACCCCAGCGTGTTCTCCCCAG ACGTGACGTTCCCCAAGAGTGACCATGAGGCCGTGAGGCTGCAGGAGAGGCTACTTAGAGAGGCTGCAGCCTCCATCATCACACAACAGATACCTGCCATC gTGGAGGCATGCCTGCAGGGCAGTGAGATGCCTCTAGATGGCGCTACGCTGAAGCAGGCGCTACACCAGAAGGGCATCAATCTCCGCTACCTCGGCCAGCTGACCAAGACCATCAGCCAATCAGAACACAAGGAGCGGCTTAGACATATAATG AGGCTGGCTGTTGGAGAGATTGTGGTTCGTTCTTCCAGAAGGATCTTCAACAACTTCCTGCAG GGTGTGGAGGTGTCAAGTCTCTCTGCAGCTGTCAGTCACTTCCTCTGCTGCCTATTGGTTGCCCATTACAGCACCGCCCCCACAGGGGAGGAGCCTAAGAAGAGGTCCAGGAGGCGGGGTCGTGGGGGAGGAGCTTCAGACAGCGCTGCCTGGAGTGCGCTCAGTGGAGCCGAGCTCTGGATCCTGATTGGCCAGGATGCAGCAGAGACCTATGACATCACTCACGGCCTAGG tTCCACTGCTGACCACCTAGTAGAGACGTATGGGCTGCAGAAGGTCTCCCTGCTTAGAGAGTTCTGTTTGAAGACTGgattacag CTGCGACTGAGAGAGTACGTCTTCGACAACCGAACTAAGGCTCCCATTGGTCCAGACGACGTGCTCAACATTTTTCCTGTTGTCAAGCATGTCACCATGACGACACATGATGCCTCGCGAGCGTTCCGAGCTGCTCAGAGTAGCGTTCAGAAAG GCATGATGGAGCAGGCGTATGTGCGTCTGAAGGAGGCAGCGTATCTGTTTGGTCGCGTGTGTGACGACCTGAACGCGGAGGCCTGCTCCTGTCTAAGCCTGATGGCCAGAGTGGCTTACTTACAAGGCCAGCCCACagag GCCCGCAGTGTTCAGCTCAAGGCTGTGGTCATCAGTGAGAGAGTCCTGGGCTTTGACCACCCCAACACTATCCAACAATAT GCTCTGTTGGCGGTGTATGTGTTTGCTGGAGGAGAGTCTGCTCTAGCTCAGAGGTGTCTGTTCAGAGCCCGTCTCCTGATGCTCACAGTCCATGGCGAGGACCACCCCTACACCGCTACACTGGAC agctgTCTAGGTTTGGTGTTGCCGAGCGAACAAGCAGGGCAGTTCCTACAGAGCGCACTCAAAATCAACACTTCCTTCTTTGGCCCCACCGACGTGCACACTGCTCTCAG tCAGCATCTGTTGTCCCAGTGGATGTGTGGAATGGGAGACTATCGTTCTGCCATGAATCACGAGAAAGAAGCTCTGTCTGCCTTCACCAGCCTG TATGGTGAGGACCACCCCCAGAGACGTTGCAGCTATGAGTTCCTGCGTTCCATTACCCAGCAAGCAGTGCGTGTGGAACGCTCTCTGAGGCAAGGAGGGAACCCGCTCACAGCTGAG gggcagtctctgtctccctcagctGAGACCACTCTGGAGCAGCTGGCCCTGGTCACAGGCATCAGGACACCAAGCCACAG TGACAGGCTCCTGGAGTTCAAACAGAAGCTGATggaacagagagaggcagaggaggccGCTAACGCCaaaccagacaacacacacacagaaacagtgaATGGAAAGGAAGTGAAGACCcctgaaagagaggaagaggaggatagggtaGTCCAGGAGACCACCAGTGAGGAGCTCCCAGAAGAAATAGATCCGGAGAAGAACACAGCCGACAAACAGACAGCGGACGGCCATCAAATGGAGGTCAATGAGTGGTCCGTAGATGTGGGCTCAGCAGTAAAGAGCTTAGTAGTGGAGGAGGGCTCAGCAGTAGAGGGGTCAGCAGCAGAGAATAAAGCAGTAGAGAGTGGAGCTGTAGTAGAAtccagtgagagagatggagatgaagaTAGAGCTGCCCCAGAGACTGAGCAGCACACAGGGACAGAGGATGGAGAGGCAAACCTGATGGCTACAGAGGAAATGCAAACTGAGCCAGTCAGAGACTGTATAGAGGAGAGTCAGAGTCTGACACAAAATGGAGGTTTAGAATCGGAGGGAAACCAATCAGACAACGATGTGGAGGTAGCCAATGAGAAGCCAGGGTCAGATAAGGTCAGCGGTGTGAACGGAACGCCAAGCACCAGCAATGACCAATCAGAGCCTCAGGAGGTCTTTGCGAACAGGGACGCCTCGACGACCATCagccaaacaaaataa